A part of Novipirellula artificiosorum genomic DNA contains:
- a CDS encoding molybdopterin converting factor, giving the protein MKILYINNDGGGFANYINVSDNLTVGELFNSRVGEGKEHNYLIRVNRQPSAADQRLQDGDRVSITPIKIEGAV; this is encoded by the coding sequence ATGAAGATTCTGTATATCAATAACGACGGTGGCGGCTTCGCCAACTACATCAACGTTTCTGACAACCTGACCGTTGGCGAGCTGTTCAACTCGCGAGTCGGCGAAGGCAAGGAGCACAACTATCTGATCCGCGTCAATCGACAACCCTCGGCCGCGGACCAACGACTGCAAGACGGCGACCGTGTTTCGATCACGCCAATCAAGATCGAAGGAGCGGTTTAG
- a CDS encoding membrane or secreted protein produces the protein MQDERAEVGKQRDLLEADRREWDERERSEPVLAAVISSSVLLICCSLPLLLVAVLLWPRKREQESQAVCEAMLDEVVTVRNLVSGDTKRIAASPSTQRLAASEE, from the coding sequence CTGCAAGACGAACGAGCCGAGGTGGGCAAGCAGCGTGATTTGCTGGAGGCCGATCGACGCGAGTGGGACGAGCGAGAACGGAGTGAACCTGTGTTGGCTGCCGTTATCTCGTCATCCGTCCTGCTAATCTGCTGCTCGTTACCCCTGTTGTTGGTTGCCGTACTGCTCTGGCCACGTAAGCGAGAGCAGGAATCGCAAGCGGTATGCGAAGCAATGCTCGATGAGGTCGTTACGGTCCGCAACCTTGTCTCGGGTGACACCAAACGCATCGCCGCTTCGCCCTCCACACAACGCCTCGCTGCTAGCGAGGAATGA
- a CDS encoding AAA family ATPase yields the protein MTLTQRMRELVDACFTGIWIESQEHEDAIGELGRLCGEEDWQLALWDVNRGLHCLSSGDLGAEASDPLSAVESLRTLGQGDGTTLLVLKNYHRFLQSPEIVQAVYRAVVGGKTARTFVVILSPSVQLPPELETLFVTVKHPRPDREQLAEIARGVATEGDELPDGPEFEAVLDAAAGLTRLEAENAFSLSLVRHQCLRPPAIWEIKTQTLKHSGLLSLYRGDSDFSSLGGLSALKAFTRRALLRSRTSGSVHARGVMLLSPPGCGKSEFCKCLGKEVNRPVLMLDVGSLMGSLVGQSEERTRQALATVDAMAPCVLMIDEVEKAFAGASGGGSNDSGVSSRMMGTVLTWLNDHESEVFVVCTANDVQKLPPELSRAERFDGVFFLDLPDRKQKDEIWQLYRDRYGISDDEPCPKDDLWTGAEIKSCCRLAMLLDTPLSQAADNVVPVAVTSAESVERLRSWADGRCLASDHAGIYRSAPTTSNRRRQVSTQPSKN from the coding sequence ATGACACTGACTCAACGAATGAGGGAGCTCGTCGATGCCTGCTTCACAGGTATCTGGATCGAGTCCCAAGAACATGAAGACGCCATCGGCGAACTGGGCCGACTCTGCGGCGAAGAAGATTGGCAGCTCGCCTTGTGGGACGTCAATCGCGGACTGCATTGCCTTAGCAGTGGCGACCTTGGCGCCGAGGCCTCTGACCCGTTGTCGGCGGTGGAATCGCTTCGCACGCTGGGACAAGGCGATGGCACCACGCTGCTGGTGCTGAAGAACTACCATCGCTTCCTGCAATCGCCCGAGATCGTGCAAGCGGTCTACCGGGCCGTTGTCGGTGGTAAAACGGCACGGACGTTCGTGGTGATTCTGTCACCAAGCGTGCAGCTACCACCCGAACTCGAAACCCTGTTCGTCACGGTCAAACATCCACGTCCGGACCGCGAGCAACTTGCTGAGATCGCCCGCGGGGTCGCTACCGAAGGCGATGAATTGCCAGACGGCCCCGAATTCGAAGCGGTGCTTGATGCCGCTGCGGGTTTGACTCGCCTGGAGGCCGAGAATGCGTTCTCGCTATCCTTGGTTCGTCACCAATGCTTGCGGCCTCCAGCGATTTGGGAGATCAAGACCCAAACACTGAAGCACTCCGGTCTGCTGTCGCTTTATCGCGGCGATTCGGATTTCAGTTCCCTCGGTGGCCTGTCGGCCCTGAAAGCGTTCACACGACGAGCGTTGCTGCGATCACGAACGAGTGGCTCGGTGCATGCTCGGGGAGTAATGTTGTTGTCGCCCCCAGGCTGCGGCAAATCGGAATTCTGCAAGTGCCTTGGCAAAGAGGTCAATCGACCGGTGCTGATGCTCGATGTTGGCTCGCTGATGGGGTCACTTGTCGGTCAATCGGAAGAGCGAACCCGCCAAGCATTGGCGACCGTCGATGCGATGGCACCCTGTGTGCTGATGATCGACGAGGTGGAAAAGGCTTTTGCCGGTGCTTCGGGCGGTGGCAGCAATGACAGTGGTGTGTCTTCGCGGATGATGGGAACGGTGCTGACGTGGCTAAACGATCATGAATCAGAAGTCTTCGTGGTTTGCACGGCAAATGATGTGCAGAAATTGCCACCCGAGCTAAGTCGTGCCGAACGGTTTGACGGTGTGTTCTTCCTGGACCTACCAGACCGAAAGCAAAAGGACGAGATCTGGCAGTTGTATCGCGACCGCTATGGGATCAGCGATGATGAACCTTGCCCGAAGGATGACCTTTGGACTGGGGCGGAGATCAAATCGTGCTGCCGGCTCGCTATGCTGCTGGACACTCCCCTCTCACAAGCAGCGGATAACGTTGTGCCTGTGGCGGTCACTTCGGCTGAATCCGTGGAACGACTGCGAAGCTGGGCCGATGGTCGCTGCTTGGCGTCGGATCATGCCGGAATCTATCGCTCGGCCCCGACAACCTCGAATCGTCGCCGGCAGGTTTCGACACAGCCGTCCAAAAACTGA
- a CDS encoding DUF2997 domain-containing protein: MKRIEVIVSPDGSTKVETKGFTGSTCQQASEFLERSLGQKRSDHRTADFYRTEASQTQQARQQSS; the protein is encoded by the coding sequence GTGAAACGAATCGAAGTGATTGTCTCGCCTGATGGTTCAACCAAGGTCGAGACGAAAGGGTTTACTGGCAGCACATGCCAGCAGGCCAGCGAGTTTCTGGAACGCTCGCTTGGCCAGAAACGCAGCGACCACCGAACGGCTGACTTCTATCGAACCGAGGCCAGCCAAACACAACAAGCCCGGCAGCAGTCTTCCTAG
- a CDS encoding ECF-type sigma factor: protein MSDVTQILRQIEDGDGHAAEKLLPVVYDELRKLAATRMASENPGQTLQPTALVHEAYIRLVDTQQAKHWDSRGHFFAAAAEAMRRILVDHARRKKRPKHGGDRYRLGIDAVENQQCATIAENDTDEVIAVNDVLDQLASENPQAAALVKLRYFAGMSLSEAAKAVGITPARAVRQWTYAKSYLYCELQSTRKF from the coding sequence ATGAGTGACGTCACGCAGATCCTCAGGCAGATCGAAGATGGCGACGGCCATGCAGCCGAGAAGCTATTGCCGGTGGTCTATGACGAACTTCGTAAACTGGCCGCCACAAGAATGGCGAGCGAGAATCCTGGACAAACGCTGCAGCCCACCGCTCTGGTGCATGAAGCTTATATCCGGTTAGTGGATACACAGCAGGCCAAGCATTGGGACTCTCGCGGCCATTTCTTTGCCGCGGCTGCCGAGGCGATGCGTCGGATCTTGGTAGATCATGCGCGGCGTAAGAAACGCCCCAAGCACGGTGGGGACCGGTACCGCTTAGGCATCGACGCCGTTGAAAATCAGCAGTGTGCAACGATTGCTGAGAACGATACCGACGAGGTCATTGCGGTAAACGATGTACTTGACCAACTAGCGAGTGAGAATCCGCAGGCTGCGGCGCTCGTGAAGCTCCGATATTTTGCCGGCATGTCCCTCAGTGAAGCTGCCAAAGCAGTCGGGATCACTCCCGCGAGGGCCGTCCGCCAATGGACTTACGCCAAGTCCTATTTGTACTGCGAGTTGCAGAGCACAAGAAAGTTTTGA
- a CDS encoding serine/threonine-protein kinase, with protein MIAEPRDVQAIFEAALELTSAEARADYLDKACGDNQVLRDRIEQLLQVQSKVGDFLESPAPGIAASLASFDQKEASDGNDVATRDDADALELPGQQIGHYKLLHEIGRGGMGVVYMAVQQEPVRRKVAVKIIKPGMDTKEVVARFEAERQALAMMDHPSIAHVLDGGGTDSGRPYFVMELVEGKPITKYCDEFRYTTRQRLELFAQVCQAVQHAHLKGIIHRDLKPTNILVTDNDHGVTAKIIDFGVAKALYQPLTDRSLYTQASQMIGTPLYMSPEQASSTSLDVDTRSDVYSLGVLLYELLTSTTPFERERMDQSSDDEVRRIICEEDPPTPSTRLSTLDGALDTVAENQQTDPRTLSQSLRGELDWIAMKALEKDRTRRYESASELAKDVQRYLEDQPVEACPPSTPYRLKKFARRNRGLLTTSLLVAVVLLLGTGISLWQASDARRARDQAEKNFHQAREAVDTYLTEVSENELLNAPSLQPLRKDLLELALRYYQGFIQQQPDDADLQAELADAHERLGEITSLIGSAEQALQAHRQALSIREKLVARHPTSPTHQQALASSLRNIAQQSMHIGQTDQALAQHQDAITVLEKLVDQYPRVSEYQSDLAESYRFLASSQKTLGQQDEAEDSYGKAISMSEKLVEENPAVRQYQYELARSYNLGANLDCSLGRLSEGIARLEKAILIQGAILQQEPENLKFQEAQADFFGDLALAQRTLAQFEEAMTFCGKAISIQEKLANENPSVLQYQSRLAIYFQTQSFLHIDLGQFEEAVTCSEKGISIQEKLLEQDPDGMEIRARLGSLYAALAQSQSSIGQLEDSLASYEKSILLFEKLVEEYPMIERPTLPRTYLNVAVAHFRLGQMQKGLDYSQKALSVYEKFAEQHPDVVDHQQSLAAVHYNIAHTHYLMGEFDVATEHLRKEIAILETLLERVPSIVKSLLKLDMAYFKLAKILRDAGDEDVAAEAWRKFIEIATDVNHDEANIHLWGHVGQAHYRLGNWQQAREALEKGIEQRGDNNPIYGFGSGSEWWFLAMTLHQLDETEQARDIYDQLVAMGEKSPATNQFNAPFRAEADEVLGIVQPTTKQDEQESPVEPVSSELD; from the coding sequence ATGATTGCGGAACCGCGAGACGTACAGGCGATCTTCGAAGCCGCCTTGGAATTGACCTCCGCGGAGGCTCGCGCAGATTACCTCGACAAAGCCTGCGGTGACAATCAAGTGCTGAGGGATCGGATCGAGCAGCTCTTACAGGTACAGTCCAAAGTCGGCGATTTCCTCGAATCGCCGGCCCCCGGCATCGCTGCCAGCCTTGCCTCCTTCGATCAAAAGGAGGCCTCCGATGGGAACGACGTAGCCACTCGGGACGATGCCGACGCCTTGGAACTACCCGGTCAGCAGATCGGCCATTACAAGCTGCTTCACGAAATTGGGCGTGGCGGGATGGGTGTCGTCTACATGGCGGTGCAGCAGGAGCCCGTACGACGAAAAGTGGCTGTGAAGATCATCAAGCCAGGGATGGATACGAAAGAAGTGGTGGCCCGATTCGAAGCTGAGCGGCAGGCGCTCGCAATGATGGACCACCCAAGCATCGCTCACGTTCTCGATGGCGGCGGCACCGATTCCGGGCGTCCCTACTTTGTGATGGAGTTGGTCGAAGGGAAACCGATCACAAAATACTGCGACGAATTCCGATACACAACGCGTCAGCGATTGGAGCTGTTTGCCCAGGTTTGCCAGGCGGTTCAGCACGCCCATTTGAAAGGGATCATCCATCGCGATCTGAAACCGACCAACATTCTGGTTACCGACAATGACCATGGGGTGACTGCGAAAATCATCGACTTCGGCGTCGCCAAAGCGTTGTACCAACCGCTGACCGATCGGTCGCTTTACACGCAAGCATCGCAGATGATCGGCACGCCGTTGTACATGAGTCCCGAACAGGCCTCGTCGACTTCGCTGGACGTGGACACTCGCAGCGACGTCTATTCGCTAGGCGTCCTGCTGTACGAGCTGCTCACCAGCACGACTCCGTTTGAACGTGAGCGGATGGATCAGTCCAGCGACGATGAGGTTCGCCGGATCATCTGCGAAGAGGATCCGCCGACGCCCAGCACTCGGCTGAGCACCCTTGACGGCGCGCTCGACACGGTGGCTGAGAATCAACAGACCGATCCTCGGACGCTCTCTCAATCGCTTCGTGGTGAGTTGGACTGGATCGCGATGAAGGCGCTCGAGAAAGACCGTACGCGGCGTTACGAGTCAGCGAGCGAATTGGCCAAGGACGTGCAGCGTTACTTAGAGGATCAGCCCGTCGAAGCCTGCCCACCATCGACGCCCTACCGGCTAAAGAAATTCGCCCGCCGCAACCGTGGGCTGCTAACAACCAGCCTATTGGTTGCCGTCGTTCTGCTGCTCGGAACCGGCATCAGCCTGTGGCAAGCGAGTGACGCCCGGCGAGCGCGCGATCAGGCCGAGAAGAACTTCCATCAGGCTCGCGAGGCCGTCGACACCTACCTGACCGAAGTCAGCGAGAATGAACTGCTGAATGCTCCGTCACTGCAGCCATTGCGCAAGGATCTGTTGGAACTGGCGTTGCGTTATTACCAGGGATTCATTCAGCAACAGCCTGATGATGCCGATCTTCAGGCCGAGTTGGCCGATGCACATGAGCGACTCGGAGAGATTACCAGTCTAATCGGATCCGCCGAGCAAGCGTTGCAAGCTCATCGACAGGCGTTGAGCATTCGCGAAAAGCTAGTGGCACGGCATCCAACCAGCCCAACCCATCAGCAGGCTTTGGCATCCTCGCTGCGCAATATAGCCCAACAGTCGATGCACATCGGCCAAACGGATCAGGCTCTGGCACAGCATCAAGATGCGATCACGGTGCTGGAAAAGTTGGTCGACCAGTATCCCCGTGTCTCGGAGTATCAGTCGGATCTAGCGGAATCCTACCGCTTCCTAGCAAGTTCTCAGAAGACGTTAGGGCAACAAGACGAGGCCGAAGATTCCTACGGAAAGGCGATCTCGATGTCTGAAAAACTCGTCGAGGAAAATCCCGCGGTCAGGCAATATCAGTATGAATTGGCCAGGTCTTACAACTTAGGGGCGAATCTTGACTGCTCGCTGGGTCGGTTGAGCGAGGGCATCGCCCGCCTCGAAAAGGCGATCTTGATTCAGGGAGCAATACTGCAGCAAGAACCAGAGAATTTGAAGTTCCAGGAAGCCCAGGCGGATTTTTTTGGCGACCTGGCGCTGGCACAAAGGACGTTGGCTCAATTCGAAGAGGCAATGACCTTCTGTGGGAAGGCGATCTCAATACAGGAGAAACTCGCCAACGAAAATCCCTCGGTCTTGCAGTATCAATCACGTTTGGCCATCTATTTTCAAACCCAATCGTTTCTGCATATCGACTTAGGTCAATTCGAAGAGGCCGTGACCTGCTCAGAGAAGGGGATCTCGATTCAGGAAAAGCTGCTCGAACAGGATCCCGATGGAATGGAAATCCGCGCTAGACTCGGCTCGCTATACGCCGCCCTGGCCCAGTCACAATCGAGCATTGGGCAACTGGAGGACTCGTTGGCTTCCTACGAGAAGTCCATTCTCCTTTTCGAGAAGCTTGTGGAAGAGTATCCCATGATTGAGCGCCCGACCTTGCCCAGAACATACTTGAACGTGGCTGTGGCGCACTTTCGCTTGGGTCAGATGCAGAAGGGTCTGGACTATTCACAAAAGGCGCTCTCCGTTTACGAGAAGTTTGCGGAGCAACATCCGGACGTTGTAGACCATCAACAGAGTCTGGCAGCTGTGCATTACAACATCGCTCATACACATTATTTAATGGGTGAATTCGATGTGGCCACGGAACACCTCCGAAAAGAGATCGCCATCCTAGAGACGCTGTTGGAGCGAGTTCCGTCAATCGTGAAGTCCCTATTAAAGTTGGACATGGCCTACTTCAAATTAGCAAAGATTCTTCGCGATGCTGGCGATGAAGATGTTGCTGCCGAAGCCTGGCGCAAATTCATCGAAATTGCCACTGACGTGAACCATGATGAAGCAAACATTCACCTCTGGGGTCATGTGGGCCAGGCGCACTACCGATTGGGCAATTGGCAGCAAGCACGCGAGGCGTTGGAAAAAGGGATCGAGCAGCGAGGTGACAATAATCCAATCTACGGCTTTGGCAGTGGATCCGAATGGTGGTTTCTGGCGATGACGCTGCATCAATTGGACGAGACCGAACAAGCTCGCGACATATACGACCAGTTGGTGGCAATGGGTGAAAAGTCCCCTGCCACGAACCAGTTCAATGCACCCTTTCGTGCCGAAGCCGACGAGGTCCTTGGTATTGTACAGCCAACAACCAAACAAGATGAGCAAGAGAGCCCGGTCGAGCCTGTAAGTTCAGAACTTGATTGA
- a CDS encoding S8 family serine peptidase: MSNRRFLSVENLEQRIVLDAFGLVGPTLPNSWQAVIVELNDNTSDARLIGNDVVGRGGGQLGHIYNHAIKGFSARMPMAAIQALQNNPLIKRVEPDIQMQAFADPLTQVLPTGIDRINGDQQLEGDPIAIDVDIAIIDSGIDTTHDDLNVVGGTHFYTTGNWRKSVTVQDNNYDDDNGHGSHVAGIAAAKDNDIGVVGVAPGARLWSVKVLDENANGSLSSIIAGIDWVTDRAETIEVANMSLGGLGASTIYHDAIKASVEAGVVYVAAAGNEYRDILGQDFQFGTSDDTIPAVYPEVATISAFADTDGKAGNAGPVSSLGYADDTFADFSNYSNSTRDSNDKLVSWYDDNNHGILSPGLGIDLMMPGVDIYSTYKDGGYAVGSGTSAAAPHAAGLAALYIAQNGRAHNAEEVYTIRQALIYGGKGWRDPDEGLYFPDPNYIPDSPDNHTENLGWVADQGPIDHAPTVEITSPVEGTSIAGNVEVTVTANDDVSVTQVEFVINGASLGTDTVESDGWSMMWDTTGLFDGVYEITAIATDTAGQTTSTKISVMLDNVDDLPTVALDSDSLAGVLSGTITVTADAWDDRGVENVQFFVGNELIGVDASEIGGWSAEWDTTRYDDGLYGVTATATDSGQQTVISIPIEAVVNNAVASTMHVADLDGSSVLDRNRWTATTEILIQDAQGKPVEGATVTGSWSDGVTGTSEAVTDVDGICKVVKTKISTRTPTVRFNVTNVSGPFPYAASDNVDPDGDSDGTSIDIASPLSASRYSVGSTQALASVFEDTDDREFDNRGDEPEIKQVTKRVQAKAQVPQGRQMQPQTRQSSDPVVESTAQELESLLDDTVLELLAKGWK, translated from the coding sequence ATGTCCAATCGACGTTTTTTGTCAGTTGAGAACTTGGAACAACGAATCGTCCTTGACGCATTCGGTCTCGTTGGCCCTACACTGCCCAATAGTTGGCAAGCGGTGATTGTTGAATTGAACGACAACACCAGCGACGCACGATTGATTGGCAATGATGTTGTGGGACGTGGTGGTGGACAACTCGGGCACATTTACAATCATGCCATCAAGGGATTCTCGGCACGGATGCCGATGGCGGCGATTCAGGCATTGCAAAACAATCCGCTTATCAAGCGTGTCGAACCAGACATCCAGATGCAAGCGTTTGCAGATCCTCTGACTCAAGTGCTGCCAACTGGAATTGATCGAATCAATGGGGATCAGCAGCTTGAGGGGGATCCGATTGCAATTGATGTTGATATCGCGATCATTGACTCAGGCATCGACACCACGCATGATGATTTGAACGTTGTCGGGGGCACGCATTTTTACACCACTGGAAACTGGCGAAAAAGCGTAACGGTCCAAGACAACAATTATGACGATGATAATGGACATGGTTCCCACGTCGCAGGAATCGCAGCAGCCAAAGACAATGACATCGGAGTTGTCGGCGTTGCACCCGGTGCTCGGCTGTGGTCCGTAAAAGTGCTTGATGAAAACGCGAATGGTTCCTTATCGAGCATCATCGCAGGCATTGATTGGGTCACCGACCGCGCCGAAACGATTGAAGTAGCCAACATGAGTTTGGGGGGACTTGGAGCGAGCACGATTTATCACGACGCGATCAAGGCCAGCGTTGAGGCTGGCGTGGTCTATGTTGCCGCCGCTGGTAACGAATACCGGGACATTCTGGGGCAAGATTTTCAGTTTGGGACCTCAGACGACACGATTCCGGCGGTCTACCCGGAAGTAGCAACCATTAGTGCGTTTGCGGATACCGATGGGAAAGCTGGTAACGCTGGACCGGTCAGTAGTCTTGGTTACGCTGACGACACGTTTGCGGACTTCAGCAACTATAGCAATAGCACCCGTGACAGTAACGACAAGCTAGTTTCCTGGTACGACGACAATAACCACGGAATCCTTTCACCGGGGCTGGGCATCGACTTGATGATGCCAGGCGTGGACATCTATTCGACCTACAAGGATGGTGGTTACGCCGTCGGTAGCGGAACCAGTGCCGCGGCACCTCACGCCGCAGGGCTTGCGGCCCTGTATATCGCGCAAAATGGACGAGCTCACAACGCCGAAGAGGTCTACACGATCCGCCAAGCATTGATTTATGGCGGAAAAGGATGGCGAGACCCCGATGAGGGATTGTATTTCCCTGATCCGAACTATATCCCAGACAGTCCCGACAATCATACCGAGAATCTTGGTTGGGTCGCCGACCAGGGACCGATCGATCATGCACCCACTGTTGAAATTACTTCACCGGTTGAAGGCACGTCCATTGCAGGAAACGTTGAGGTTACTGTAACGGCAAACGATGATGTTTCAGTCACACAGGTGGAATTTGTCATTAATGGAGCCAGTCTTGGGACCGACACTGTGGAGTCGGATGGTTGGTCAATGATGTGGGACACGACGGGTCTTTTCGATGGGGTCTACGAGATCACTGCAATCGCCACCGACACGGCCGGACAGACAACTTCCACCAAAATTTCTGTCATGCTGGACAACGTTGATGACCTTCCCACTGTCGCATTGGACAGCGACAGCCTTGCGGGCGTTCTTTCCGGAACGATAACGGTTACCGCAGACGCCTGGGATGATCGCGGCGTCGAAAACGTCCAGTTCTTTGTTGGAAACGAATTGATTGGAGTCGACGCCAGTGAAATCGGCGGATGGTCCGCAGAATGGGACACGACGCGATACGATGACGGATTGTATGGCGTAACGGCGACTGCCACTGACAGCGGGCAGCAGACCGTGATATCAATCCCAATTGAAGCTGTAGTCAACAACGCAGTCGCCTCGACGATGCACGTGGCCGACTTGGATGGCTCGAGTGTCCTTGACCGCAACCGCTGGACGGCAACCACAGAAATCTTAATCCAAGATGCCCAAGGTAAACCTGTCGAGGGCGCAACCGTGACTGGCTCCTGGAGCGATGGTGTTACCGGAACGTCGGAAGCGGTTACTGACGTCGATGGAATCTGCAAAGTGGTGAAAACGAAAATCTCAACTCGAACGCCAACGGTTCGGTTCAACGTCACCAATGTCAGCGGACCATTCCCGTACGCTGCCTCGGACAACGTCGACCCCGATGGCGACAGCGACGGCACGTCCATCGACATTGCCAGCCCGCTGTCTGCCTCTCGTTACTCGGTAGGCAGTACTCAGGCGTTAGCATCGGTATTCGAGGATACGGATGATCGCGAGTTCGACAATCGCGGTGACGAACCGGAAATAAAACAGGTAACGAAACGGGTGCAGGCTAAGGCACAAGTCCCCCAAGGGCGGCAAATGCAACCGCAGACGCGACAATCCAGCGACCCTGTCGTGGAAAGCACTGCGCAAGAGCTCGAGTCGCTCCTTGACGACACTGTTTTGGAACTACTCGCCAAGGGCTGGAAATAA
- a CDS encoding dockerin type I domain-containing protein, giving the protein MDASGDGQVTSMDALLVINWLNTHPSGATPSHLDLNHDGAVTPLDALVTINQRTRSVIQARAAINAQAIDQHWAFDDEDDSEGWLDEELLELMVP; this is encoded by the coding sequence ATGGATGCAAGCGGCGACGGGCAAGTGACATCGATGGATGCGCTGCTGGTGATCAATTGGCTCAACACTCATCCGTCTGGTGCGACACCGTCACACTTGGATTTGAACCATGACGGAGCCGTGACACCGCTCGACGCGCTCGTCACGATCAACCAGCGAACTCGCAGCGTGATCCAAGCTCGTGCCGCGATCAACGCACAAGCAATCGACCAACACTGGGCCTTCGACGACGAAGACGACAGCGAAGGTTGGCTGGACGAGGAACTGCTTGAGCTGATGGTACCTTAG
- a CDS encoding amidase, with translation MCIRESSRREFVAQCCRIASTGFVTSTLVGTSRAMTSERIDERTILAASATSVADFLRRRRISVTDLVDIAIGQIKKVNPSLNAVIHFPEELARQQAKQIDTLLDNDAVNWELTPLMGVPITIKDCLNVADMPTTSGVPIWKDTKAKSDATVVKRLRDAGAILIGKTNLPALMSAYETGTSEFGVTNNPYDLSHTPGGSSGGEAAIIASGGSWLGIGTDGLGSIRVPAHYCGVPGLRPGWGRVSRAGQVPAVPHAEGWLPDPGYTVTGPFARSVADLHLALSIMQGPDPRDTKTFPVPLGDYRKVELHGMKVAYWTQGSGAVLTPETERTLEDARRTLEERGVRVVDAKPPLADEIYDISQALYSPFFLDSWKQTLKEHGIDQLGPIDCDMMRGLSAWATPYSKSQVEQFQLRLPELRTGLLSFLREYDAILSPVTATPAPKHATTFTDIRRLIFVQLPAYLPAIPSGSVPCGFSDRTDKSQPLPIGVQVIARQFREDVVLAFMKALEDDLGGWQPPPILT, from the coding sequence ATGTGCATTAGGGAATCAAGCCGCCGTGAGTTCGTTGCTCAATGCTGTCGCATTGCCTCGACGGGGTTCGTGACGTCCACGCTAGTGGGCACCTCCCGTGCAATGACATCCGAGCGAATCGATGAGCGAACCATTCTCGCAGCATCAGCAACTTCTGTTGCCGACTTTCTTAGACGCAGGAGAATCTCCGTTACGGATTTGGTCGACATCGCAATCGGCCAGATCAAGAAAGTCAACCCAAGCCTGAATGCGGTGATTCACTTTCCTGAGGAACTGGCGCGTCAGCAAGCTAAGCAGATCGATACACTGCTTGATAATGACGCTGTTAATTGGGAGTTGACGCCTCTAATGGGCGTTCCAATTACCATAAAGGACTGCCTAAATGTCGCCGACATGCCCACCACGAGCGGCGTGCCGATATGGAAGGATACCAAGGCGAAGAGTGACGCGACGGTCGTCAAGCGATTGCGAGATGCCGGAGCGATCCTCATAGGCAAGACGAATTTGCCGGCACTGATGAGCGCGTACGAGACTGGCACGTCAGAATTCGGTGTAACGAACAATCCCTACGACCTCAGTCACACGCCAGGAGGCAGTAGTGGCGGTGAAGCTGCGATCATCGCAAGTGGTGGGTCATGGCTAGGTATTGGAACGGATGGATTGGGAAGCATCCGCGTTCCAGCTCACTACTGCGGTGTACCTGGGCTGCGCCCCGGATGGGGGCGAGTATCTCGGGCTGGTCAAGTTCCCGCTGTACCGCATGCCGAAGGTTGGTTGCCTGATCCGGGATACACGGTAACCGGGCCTTTTGCACGTTCGGTCGCGGACCTACATCTCGCTCTTTCGATCATGCAAGGGCCGGACCCACGAGATACGAAGACATTCCCGGTACCACTTGGCGACTATCGAAAGGTCGAACTCCACGGCATGAAAGTGGCCTATTGGACCCAAGGTTCCGGAGCAGTGCTGACGCCTGAAACCGAACGGACGCTGGAAGACGCGAGACGCACTCTTGAGGAGCGTGGCGTAAGGGTTGTGGACGCAAAACCGCCACTTGCAGACGAGATATACGACATTAGTCAAGCACTTTACTCACCTTTCTTTCTCGACAGCTGGAAGCAAACACTCAAGGAGCACGGTATTGATCAACTGGGGCCAATCGATTGCGACATGATGCGTGGGCTTAGCGCATGGGCCACACCATATAGCAAAAGCCAGGTTGAGCAGTTTCAGTTACGATTACCTGAATTGAGAACAGGTCTGCTTTCGTTTCTGCGTGAATACGATGCGATCCTAAGTCCGGTGACGGCAACGCCGGCGCCAAAACACGCAACGACGTTCACGGACATCCGGCGTTTGATCTTTGTGCAACTACCGGCATACTTGCCGGCCATACCATCCGGCAGTGTGCCATGCGGATTCAGTGACCGCACAGATAAATCGCAGCCATTACCCATTGGGGTACAGGTGATTGCTCGCCAGTTTCGGGAGGATGTGGTGCTGGCATTCATGAAAGCACTGGAGGACGACCTTGGGGGATGGCAGCCACCACCGATACTGACCTGA